A region from the Malus domestica chromosome 07, GDT2T_hap1 genome encodes:
- the LOC139197696 gene encoding receptor-like protein 20 — MEIAGNKIRGQVPKWIWNTSLDTLLLLDISNNLISDQLPLVLPWVKLLCIKFSSNVFHGSLPIPPPTMREYAAADNNFTAEISPLLCNMKNLLSLDLSKNNLGGMLPQCLGNFSDHLILLLLGNNSFHGIIPQTYNKGSSLRMVDVSHNKLQGQLPRSLVNCVMLEYLVLSNNHFNDVFPIWLGTLLELKLLAMRHNGFYGVIRKSRKNVDFPKLRILDLAYNDFTGAVPSMFPDITANKSTYMNTGVGYYVDGFPVFSNVDYQLMIATKGLEQYYPKIREEFASFDISSNKFEGKIPEFIGNIKDLRSLNLSHNILTGSIPSSFGNLMKLESLDLSQNKLSGRIPQQLVQLNFLSSFNVSRNNLTGAIPQGTQLTSLNVTSYDGNPGLCGDPLPKKCGNPKAPELPPSTVDEGDSSSEGIFELDWKIVSAGCGSGLVVGVVLADVVITRRPDLFLKIVGMIRQMIRKI, encoded by the coding sequence ATGGAAATTGCTGGAAACAAAATCCGAGGCCAAGTACCAAAATGGATATGGAATACAAGCTTAGACACTTTGCTATTGTTAGACATTTCTAATAACCTCATTTCAGACCAACTTCCACTTGTCCTTCCTTGGGTGAAACTGTTATGTATAAAGTTTTCGTCCAACGTGTTTCATGGATCACTACCGATACCTCCACCAACCATGCGAGAATATGCAGCTGCAGACAACAACTTTACTGCAGAAATCTCACCGTTGCTTTGCAACATGAAAAATCTTCTGTCCCTTGACTTGTCGAAAAATAACTTGGGTGGCATGCTTCCACAGTGTCTCGGAAACTTTAGTGATCATCTGATTCTTCTACTTCTCGGAAACAACTCTTTTCACGGAATTATTCCTCAGACATACAACAAAGGAAGCAGCTTGAGAATGGTTGATGTGAGCCATAACAAGTTGCAGGGGCAGTTGCCGAGGTCATTGGTCAATTGTGTGATGCTTGAGTAtcttgttttgtcaaacaatcaTTTCAATGATGTTTTTCCCATTTGGCTGGGGACTCTTCTAGAGTTAAAACTTTTGGCAATGCGCCATAATGGATTCTACGGTGTGATTCGAAAATCTAGAAAGAATGTCGATTTCCCCAAGTTACGTATTCTTGATTTGGCTTACAATGATTTTACTGGTGCAGTTCCATCCATGTTTCCAGATATTACTGCAAACAAGTCAACATATATGAACACAGGCGTAGGTTATTACGTCGATGGATTCCCGGTTTTTAGCAATGTTGATTACCAACTCATGATAGCAACAAAAGGTTTGGAGCAATACTACCCAAAGATCCGAGAAGAATTTGCATCCTTTGATATCTCAAGCAACaaatttgaagggaaaattCCAGAATTCATTGGGAATATTAAGGATCTTCGTTCGCTGAATCTATCCCACAACATTCTCACTGGTTCTATCCCATCATCCTTTGGAAACTTGATGAAGCTTGAATCGTTGGACCTTTCACAAAACAAGCTCTCAGGACGTATCCCCCAACAGCTAGTGCAACTTAATTTTCTTTCCAGTTTCAATGTGTCTCGCAACAATCTCACAGGAGCTATACCACAAGGAACCCAGCTTACTTCCTTGAATGTCACTTCATACGACGGAAACCCAGGGTTGTGTGGAGATCCATTGCCAAAGAAATGTGGAAATCCTAAGGCCCCTGAACTTCCACCTTCAACCGTCGACGAAGGTGATTCTAGCTCAGAAGGCATATTTGAATTGGATTGGAAAATTGTTTCGGCCGGATGTGGAAGTGGGTTGGTAGTGGGAGTAGTTCTTGCGGATGTTGTGATCACAAGGAGGCCTGACTTGTTTCTTAAGATTGTTGGAATGATCAGACAAATGATAAGGAAAATTTAG
- the LOC139197374 gene encoding receptor-like protein 7: MGLLDISIIRMVSKLVLVLLLFHHVVIANSSYSSQKQYPSCPDEEKSALLQFRDSFTIDKSASRSPDAYPKVSSWKPAEGGNSTCCSWEGVKCDEKTGHVIGLDLGSSCLHGSINSNSSLFRLVHLQRLNLSDNNFNYSQIPTSIRIFPSLTHLDLSTSVFSGQVPSELSLLSKLTYLNLALNLDRLSEDKDHQSSEEENYPLLKLEASDLGSLVQNLTSLEVLSLSFVNVSSAIPHSMANLSSLTTLYLRDCHLFGEFPVRIFQLPNLESLSVRYNQDLTGYFPEFNQSSPLILLKVGFTGFFGTIPSSIQNLHSLQNFDVAECNFSEGLVPSFFGNLRQLTYLDISNNRFGGPIPDSLANLTQLATFRISSGSSRLTGPIPSWLGRFSKLEYLDFAYNRLNGSIPASFSNLTNLQILYLHYNSLSGVVEFQMFQNLHFLYQLQLNWNGLEFVTESKILNTTVQQFTILGLSNCSLTEFPSFLQYQKGLQRLDLSGNKIRGLVPKWMWNTSIETLVFLDISQNSISDQPPLFLPWVKLICLRFTSNMFHGSLPIPPPTMKEYAARDNNFTGDISPLLCNMKNLQYLDLSKNNLSGMLPQCLGNFSDDLILLLLGNNSFHGIIPQTYNKGSNLRMIDVSYNKLQGQLPRSLVNCMMLEYLVLSNNRFNDVFPIWLGTLQELKLLAMRHNGFYGVIGKSRKNVDFHKLRILDLAYNDFTGAVPSVFPDITVNKSAYMYTHVVIDVNGFTIVKDVDYQLKIATKGLEQYYPKIREEFASFDISCNKFEGKIPEFIGNLTELRSLNLSHNILTGSIPSSFGNLMKLESLDLSQNKLSGRIPQQLVQLNFLSSFNVSHNNLTGPIPQGTQLTSLNVTSYEGNLGLCGDPLPKKCGNPKAPELPPSTVDEDDSSSEGIFEFDWKIVSAGCGSGLVVGVVLADVVITRRPDLFLKIVGMIRQMIRKI, from the coding sequence ATGGGGTTACTTGATATCTCCATCATTCGCATGGTTTCAAAACTAGTACTAGTTTTGTTGCTGTTTCATCATGTGGTTATTGCTAACTCTTCCTACTCTTCGCAGAAGCAGTATCCATCTTGCCCTGATGAGGAGAAGTCCGCCCTGCTGCAATTCAGAGACAGCTTTACTATTGACAAATCTGCTTCTAGATCTCCCGATGCTTATCCAAAGGTTTCATCATGGAAACCAGCTGAAGGAGGAAATAGCACCTGCTGCTCATGGGAAGGTGTCAAGTGTGATGAGAAGACGGGTCATGTGATTGGCCTAGATCTTGGTAGCAGCTGTCTCCACGGCTCTATCAACAGCAACAGCAGCCTCTTCCGCCTTGTTCATCTTCAAAGGTTAAACCTCTCTGACAATAACTTCAATTACTCTCAAATTCCTACCAGCATTAGGATTTTTCCAAGCCTTACTCATCTTGACCTCTCTACCTCTGTCTTTTCTGGTCAAGTCCCTTCTGAACTTTCACTGTTATCCAAGTTGACATACCTTAATCTAGCTCTCAATCTCGATAGATTGTCAGAAGATAAGGATCATCAGTCGTCAGAAGAGGAGAATTATCCCTTGTTGAAACTTGAAGCATCAGATCTTGGAAGCCTAGTTCAAAACTTAACCAGTCTCGAAGTACTTTCTCTCAGTTTTGTAAATGTATCTTCGGCAATTCCTCATTCCATGGCTAATTTATCATCTTTGACAACCCTCTACCTCAGGGACTGTCACCTGTTTGGTGAATTTCCGGTGAGAATTTTCCAACTGCCAAACCTAGAATCTCTTAGTGTGAGATACAACCAAGATCTGACTGGATATTTTCCTGAATTTAATCAAAGCAGTCCTCTCATCTTACTGAAAGTCGGCTTTACTGGCTTTTTTGGAACAATACCCTCTTCAATTCAAAACCTTCATTCACTGCAAAACTTCGATGTGGCTGAATGCAATTTTTCGGAAGGGTTGGTTCCATCTTTTTTTGGGAATCTTAGGCAGCTCACTTATCTAGACATTTCAAACAACAGATTTGGAGGTCCAATTCCTGATTCCTTGGCAAACCTTACCCAACTGGCTACTTTTAGGATTAGTAGTGGTTCAAGTCGATTAACTGGTCCAATCCCATCTTGGCTAGGCAGATTTAGCAAACTAGAGTACCTAGATTTTGCTTATAATAGATTAAATGGTTCAATTCCTGCATCATTTTCAAATCTCACAAACCTTCAGATCCTTTATCTACATTACAATAGTCTGAGTGGTGTAGTTGAGTTTCAAATGTTTCAAAATCTACACTTTCTTTACCAACTCCAATTAAATTGGAACGGTTTAGAATTTGTCACTGAATCCAAAATTTTGAATACAACAGTTCAACAGTTCACCATTCTTGGATTGAGTAATTGCAGCCTAACAGAATTTCCATCCTTCTTACAATATCAGAAGGGTTTGCAGCGTTTGGACCTTTCTGGAAACAAAATCCGAGGCCTAGTACCAAAATGGATGTGGAACACAAGCATAGAAACTTTGGTCTTTTTAGACATTTCTCAAAACTCCATTTCAGACCAACCTCCACTTTTCCTTCCTTGGGTGAAACTGATATGCTTAAGGTTTACGTCCAACATGTTTCATGGATCATTACCGATTCCTCCACCAACCATGAAAGAATATGCAGCTAGAGACAACAACTTTACTGGAGATATCTCACCGTTGCTTTGCAACATGAAAAATCTTCAGTATCTTGACTTGTCGAAAAATAACTTGAGTGGCATGCTTCCTCAATGTCTCGGAAACTTTAGTGATGATCTGATTCTTTTACTTCTTGGAAATAACTCTTTTCACGGAATTATTCCTCAGACATACAACAAAGGAAGCAATTTGAGAATGATTGATGTGAGTTATAACAAGTTGCAGGGGCAGTTGCCGAGGTCATTGGTCAATTGTATGATGCTTGAGTAtcttgttttgtcaaacaatcgATTCAATGATGTTTTCCCCATTTGGTTGGGGACTCTTCAAGAGCTAAAACTTTTGGCAATGCGCCATAATGGATTCTATGGTGTGATTGGAAAGTCTAGAAAGAATGTCGATTTCCACAAGTTACGCATTCTTGATTTGGCTTACAATGATTTTACTGGTGCGGTTCCATCTGTGTTTCCAGATATTACTGTAAACAAGTCagcatatatgtacacacacgtAGTTATTGACGTCAATGGATTCACGATTGTTAAAGATGTTGATTACCAACTCAAGATAGCAACAAAAGGTTTGGAGCAATACTACCCAAAGATTCGAGAAGAATTTGCATCCTTCGATATCTCATGCAACaaatttgaagggaaaattCCAGAATTCATTGGGAATCTTACGGAGCTTCGTTCGCTGAATCTATCCCACAACATTCTCACTGGTTCTATCCCATCATCCTTTGGAAACTTGATGAAGCTTGAATCGTTGGACCTTTCACAAAACAAGCTCTCAGGACGTATCCCCCAACAGCTGGTGCAACTTAATTTTCTTTCCAGTTTCAATGTGTCTCACAACAATCTCACAGGTCCTATACCACAAGGAACCCAGCTTACTTCCTTGAATGTCACTTCATATGAGGGAAACCTAGGGTTGTGTGGAGATCCATTGCCAAAGAAATGTGGAAATCCTAAGGCCCCTGAACTTCCACCTTCAACCGTCGACGAGGATGATTCTAGCTCAGAAGGCatatttgaatttgattggaaaatTGTTTCAGCCGGATGTGGAAGTGGGTTGGTAGTGGGAGTAGTTCTTGCAGATGTTGTGATCACAAGGAGGCCCGACTTGTTTCTTAAGATTGTAGGAATGATCAGGCAAATGATAAGGAAAATTTAG